A genomic segment from Glycine soja cultivar W05 chromosome 18, ASM419377v2, whole genome shotgun sequence encodes:
- the LOC114396076 gene encoding transcription factor MYB90-like, whose product MGGVAWTEEEDHLLKKCIQQYGEGKWHRVPLLAGLNRCRKSCRLRWLNYLRPNIKRGNFAEEEVEMIIKLHKLLGNRWSLIAGRLPGRTANDVKNYWNCHLSKKLNVIEAEDRPITRDVQVIRPQPRNIVGSSSVKRRGQNESPTDKGVQQESSMSSLTFDTADGQNHMLDSQQDNNIYACLDQQGIVSELSMDFQFEGFGAMMNGEGSSSQWDWGDLLLDMDLYK is encoded by the exons ATGGGTGGTGTTGCATGgacagaagaagaagatcacTTGCTCAAGAAATGCATACAACAATATGGAGAAGGAAAGTGGCATCGTGTTCCTTTACTGGCTG GTTTAAACAGGTGCCGGAAGAGTTGTAGGCTAAGATGGCTGAACTATCTCCGTCCTAACATCAAGAGAGGAAATTTTGCGGAGGAAGAAGTGGAAATGATAATCAAACTCCATAAATTACTAGGCAACAG ATGGTCGTTGATTGCAGGAAGGCTACCAGGAAGGACTGCCAATGATGTGAAAAACTATTGGAACTGTCATCTGAGCAAAAAACTAAATGTAATAGAAGCTGAAGATAGACCAATAACAAGAGATGTTCAAGTCATTAGGCCCCAGCCTAGGAACATTGTTGGTTCAAGCTCAGTGAAAAGAAGGGGTCAAAATGAGTCTCCAACTGACAAAGGAGTTCAACAAGAGAGTAGCATGTCCTCACTGACGTTTGATACTGCTGATGGACAGAACCATATGCTTGATTCACAACAAGACAACAACATATATGCATGCCTGGACCAACAGGGCATTGTTAGTGAGTTGTCAATGGATTTTCAGTTCGAAGGATTTGGAGCAAtgatgaatggggagggtagTAGCAGCCAATGGGATTGGGGTGATTTGCTCTTAGACATGGACTTGTACAAGtga
- the LOC114395913 gene encoding copper transporter 1-like, with the protein MYMSPGQDMSSMSNDRNNMSMMMHNSFYWGKDAIVLFPRWPENNVGMYILALIFVFFLAMAVEVLSNQPLLKPGTSPLVGGLIQAGVHLFRISFVYMVMLAVMSFNAGIFIAAVVGHTLGFFVAKFRALSIANRKDKGSSSILNNV; encoded by the coding sequence ATGTATATGTCTCCAGGCCAAGACATGTCATCCATGTCTAATGACAGAAACAACATGTCTATGATGATGCACAACAGTTTCTACTGGGGCAAAGATGCCATAGTGCTTTTCCCTAGGTGGCCTGAGAACAATGTTGGCATGTACATCTTAGCCCTAATTTTTGTGTTCTTCCTTGCCATGGCTGTTGAAGTGTTATCTAACCAACCACTCCTCAAGCCAGGGACTAGTCCCCTTGTGGGAGGACTTATTCAAGCTGGTGTCCACTTATTTCGTATCAGCTTCGTTTACATGGTTATGCTTGCCGTCATGTCCTTTAACGCCGGAATCTTCATTGCTGCTGTGGTTGGTCACACCTTGGGATTCTTCGTCGCCAAGTTTCGTGCACTTTCCATCGCCAATAGGAAAGACAAAGGGTCTTCCTCAATCTTAAACAATGTTTGA